agatgtttcgtattgcgtcagacaacaacattgacgaatacgctgatacggtgtgcgagttcattagaacgtgcgttgaagatgtcgttcccatagcaacgattaaaacattccctaaccagaaaccttggattgatggcagcattcgtgtgaaactgaaggcacgaaccactgcttttaatcagggcaaggtgtctggtaacttgactgaatacaaacagtgcagctattccctccgcaaggctatcaaacaagctaagcgccagtacagagacaaagtagaatctcaattcaacggctcagacacaagaggtatgtggcagggtctacagtcaatcacggactacaggaagaaacccagcccagtcacggaccaggatgtcttgctcccaggcagactaaataactttttgcccgctttgaggacaatacagtgccactgacacggcctgcaacggaaacatgcggtctctccttcactgcagccgaagtgagtaagacatttaaacgtgttaaccctcgcaaggctgcaggcccagacgccatccccagccgcgccctcagagcatgcgcagaccagctggccggtgtgtttacggacatattcaatcaatccctataccagtctgctgttcccacatgcttcaagagggccaccattgttcctgttcccaagaaagctaaggtaactgagctaaacgactaccgcccgtagcactcacatccgtcatcatgaagtgctttgagagactagtcaaggaccatatcacctccaccctacctgacacccttgacccactccaatttgcttaccgcccaaataggtccacagacgatgcaatctcaaccacactgcacactgccctaacccatctggacaagaggaatacctatgtgagaatgctgttcatcgactacagctcggcattcaacaccatagtaccctccaagctcgtcatcaagctcgagaccctgggtctcgaccccgccctgtgcaactgggtactggacttcctgacgggccgcccccaggtggtgagggtaggcaacaacatctcctccccgctgatcctcaacactggggccccacaagggtgcgttctgagccctctcctgtactccctgttcacccacgactgcgtggccatgcacgcctccaactcaatcatcaagtttgcggacgatacaacagtggtaggcttgattaccaacaacgacgagacggcctacagggaggaggtgagggccctcggagtgtggtgtcaggaaaacaacctcacactcaacgtcaacaaaactaaggagatgattgtggacttcaggaaacagcagagggaacaccccctatccacatcgatggaacagtagtggagagggtagcaagttttaagttcctcggcatacacatcacagacaaactgaattggtccactcacacagacagcatcgtgaggaaggcgcagcagcgcctcttcaacctcaggaggctgaagaaattcggcttgtcaccaaaagcactcacaaacttctacagatgcacaatcgagagcatcctggcgggctgtatcaccgcctggtatggcaactgcactgccctcaaccgtaaggctctccagagggtagtgaggtctgcacaacgcatcaccgggggcaaactacctgccctccaggacacctacaccacccgatgctacaggaaggccataaagatcatcaaggacatcaaccacccgagccactgcctgttcaccccgctgtcatccagaaggcgaggtcagtacaggtgcatcaaagctgggaccgagagactgaaaaacagcttctatctcaaggccatcagactgttaaacagccaccactaacattgagtggctactgccaacacactgtcaatgacactgactctactccagccactttaatcatgggaattgatgggaaattatgtaaatatatcactagccactttaaacaatgctaccttatataatgttacttaccctacattgttcatctcatatgcatacgttgatactgtactctatatcatcgactgcatccttatgtaatacatgtatcactagccactttaactatgccacttggtttacatacttatctcatatgtatatactgtactcgatatcatctactgtatcttgcctatgctgctctgtaccatcactcattcatatatccttatgtacatattctttatccccttacactgtgtataagacagtagttttttttggaattgttagttagattacttgctttttattactgcattgtcggaactagaagcacaagcatttcgctacactcgcattaacatctgctaaccatgtgtatgtgacaaataaaatttgatttgatttgatttgatttgatttcagtacggctggttgggttgtgtatcggaggatgcatgactttcaaccttcgtctctcccgagcccgtatgggaatattagcgatgagacaagatagtagctactacaacaattggataccacgaaattggggtgaaaatatatatatatatattttttttaaatgcaatgcAAAGTTAACGTAAAAACAAGATAAAAGCTGTATGGTAATTCCTGAACGTGACAGACGTGTAGACTCCTGAAGGAATTTGGTTTAAGGAAGATTAAGGAAGGTTTCGTTAGAAAGACCAGACATTCTCTCACTTTTAGAATCaatcacatttttttattttttggtcGTCAAAACTATGGTTGATTTCAATAGCTATACAGCAACTTTTTGAAATATTAAAGATATGAAATATATTGATCAAAGGTTATTGTGTGATTGTCATGTTCAACCATTAGTCATCATATGTGGACCATTGTCATTTTCATAGTGCTTCTGAACTTGGAcacaccaccaccaaagcacagGGTGGCCATAGAAAAATGATACTGTATCACAACAAGGGTCTTTTCTATGTGAATTATAGTGTTTTAGTATTAGTAGGGATTTAGTCAGTGAATACTTCCTTCCAGTACTGCTCCACAGTGAAATTCTTGTTCCTCTCAGCCAAGTGACGCAATGCCCTAGCCTCTTTCTTTGACTGCTCGTAACTGGCCGTCCAAATCCCTCGCAAAGATGTCCGCTTTCTAGGGCCTGAAGCAAAGTCAAATACCCTCGGAAGTGGACACTTTAGGTGGTTTCCCTCTGCTTGCCAGGTTTTAGGAACAAGGCCCTGTTTGGGAAGCAGAAATGTTACTATATTGGCACACTAGAAAAACACAATACTGGTGCAGGTCTATTTCATACTAGcttgaatattattattattaacacaaTATTGTGTTACAGTCTTGTAATGTTTATAATTTAAAGCcgaatgtattttttattgtgtGTATGGACCATCGGATAACTAGCTGTCATGATGgagtcagctaatggggatccaaattaAGATTCTGTATAATCAACAATTTACAGTCAAACTAATCGTATTGTCATAACCATTGACACACCAAGTAAATTGTAGTCAAAAGGAATTAGCAACCTTATCATTAGATGTCACAAATAAAACAGTTCAGTTCTTGTTACCTTTTTCTGTCTGTCGATGTTCTCCCACACCCTGCTGCACACCATGCACTCAAACACATCTATGTAGTTCTCCTGTGTCAGATCCTGGACACCCCATGGGCGTTCCTTCAGCTCCTTTACCAACTCCAGGTTGGAGACTTCACGCTTCAACTTCCACTCCAGATAAGTGGCATACTCCTCGTCGTCCTCATCTAGTCTCTTCAGATACAGAGCCAGTTTTTCAGGGGGCTCGTCTGGGTTGACTACCACCGCACTACTGTTGCTCGGCAGCCATTGCCGAACATTGGGAGCACCATAATACACAGGAACCACCCCAAGCTTGAGAGGCCTCCATAGTTTCTCGGTGATGTAGTCGTCACAGACGGCGTTCTCAAAGGCCAGAATGAATTTGTACTGGGCCAGGATCTGGTAGAAGGCCTGCTCCTCCATGGCAATCGAGTCCCTCAGATGGGAAGGCAGGTCTTTGTTGTGGAGGCATTGTCCATAGGAATCAACCCTGATGTGCTTCATTAACTCACTCACATAGGCATCCCGGTCCGACGGAGGGTCGCAGTCTGACTGGACGTACACCACCGGGGCTAGTGTTTTCCTCAGCTCGTTCTTCTGGTTGAGGGACACCAGGTAGGTCTGGGAGGTCAGGACCTCCAGGTTCTCCAGGTGCTGGGAGGTGAGGGGCAGCTGGGAGTACTGGCTGAAGGTGGCCGTGTGGTTAAAGAGGGTGATGACGGGCTCGTGGAAGAGCTTGTAGTTGTTTTTGGGCGACTCCTCGTGAAACAAGGCCCACTGGTGGTGCTCTCTCCTCGGCAGAGGAAGACTCTCGATGTTGAAATCGGTGCCTGGTTTGATTCAAGAAGGTTGGAAAGGGGAGACATTAGTATAGAGTTTATATGTCTTGAATGTGAAAGGTCAGCACATCGAATGCAATGCTGACCATTTTGCTTATTACATAAGTAATACGTAGAGTAGATTAacataaaatatgttttatattcttCCTTTTACTCATCTTGTCTGAGATGACACAGATATTACTCTGGGATCTGAACAATGATGAAGTAACAGTTGTATGTCTTTCTGCCTTGCAGTGTTTATAATAGGAGATGCCAGGTATTTTGTTGTCATCAGAAATGTTCAAATCAATGTGTCTCGGATATCTTCTTAAATCGGGTGCACTTCTGTCCTCTTCTAGGCTGTCGATATATATAGGAAATCCTCAATGAGAAggttattatcaaatcaaattctattcgtcacagaccttaccgtgaaatgcttacttacaagcccttaaccaataatacAGTTCACGAAATAgagtaagaaaatatttactaaataaactaaagtaaaaaatgaaataaggctatatacagggggtaggggtaagggtaaggtgactatgaatgtaggtggggggggggataagtagtaaatagtctgggtggccatttgatgaattgttcagcagtctaatggcttgggggtagaagctgttaaggagcagcTGTTAATATACTCTCATAAGACATACAGTGagcaaccaattgtgcaagttctcccacttaaaaagatgagagaggcctgtaattttcatcataggtacaccaactatgacagacaaaatgagaaaaagaaatacagaaaatcacattgtaggattttttattaatttatttgcaaattatggtggaaaataagtatttggtcaataacaaaagtttatctcaatactttgttatataccctttgttggcaatgccagaggtcaaacgttttctgtaagtcttcacaaggttttatcacactgttgctggtattttggcccattcctccatgcagatctcctctagagcagtgatgttttggggctgttgctgggcaacacggactttcaactccctccaaagattttctatggggttgagatctggagactggctaggccactccaggaccttgaaatgcttcttacgaagccactccttcgttgcccgggcggtgtgtttgggatcattgtcatgctgaaagacccagccacgtttcatcttcaatgcccttgctgatgataggaggttttcactcaaaatctcacgatacatggccccattcattctttcctttacacggatcagtcgtcctggtccctttgcagaaaaacagccccaaagctgtttccacccccatgcttcacagtaggtatggtgttctttggatgcaactcagcattttttgtcctccaaacacaacgagttgagtttttaccaaaaagttataatttggtttcatctgaccatatgacattctcccaatcttcttctggatcattcaaattctctctagcaaacttcagacgggcctggacatgtactggcttaagcagtgtgactgtttgaggttgtggacaggtgtcttttatactgataacaagttcaaacaggtgccattaatacaggtaacggggtcaggtctgaggatctcatctcggtacctaatggcagtcaggctacctcgccacatggagggctgtgcgcccccccaaagaaatgccacaccacaccatgactgacccaccgccaaaccggtcatgctggaggacgtggaggcagcagaacgttctccacgacgtctccagactgtcacatgtgctcagtgtgaacctgctttcatctgtgaagagcacagggcgccagtggtgaatttgccaatcttggtgttctctgacaaatgccaaacgtcctgcacagtgttgggctgtaagcacaactcccacctgtggacgtcgggccctcataccaccctcatggagcctgtttctgaccgtttgagcagacacatgcacatttgtggcctgctggaggtcattttgcagggctctggcagggctctggcagtgctcctcctgcaccTCCATGCACAAAGGCGGatgtagcggtcctgctgctgggttgttgccctcctacggcctcctccacgtctcctgatgtactggccagtctcctggtagcgcctccatgctctggacactacgctgaaagacacagcaaaccttcttgccacagctcgcattgatgtaccatcctggatgagctgcactacctgagccacttgtgtgggttgtagactccgtctcatgctactactagagtgaaagcaccgccagcattcaaaagtgaccaaaacatcagccaggaagcataggaactgagaagtggtctgtggtccccacctgcagaaccactcctttattgggggtgtcttgctaattgcctataacagcatgtgaaatttattgtcaatcagtgttgcttcctaagtggacagtttgatttcacagaagtgtgattgacttggagttacattgtgttgtttaagtgttccctttatttttttgagcagtgtatataggaaATCCTCAATGAGAAGGTTAAtattacagtaataatatatatataggaaATCCTCAATGAGAAGGTTAAtattacagtaataatatatatatatggaatcCTCAATGAGAAGGTTAATATTACTCTAATAAGATAAATATAGGAAATCCTCAATGAGAAGGTTAATATTACagtaataattatatatatataggaaatCCTCAATGAGAAGGTTAATATTACAGTAATAATAAGATATACACAaccattcaaaagttttgggtcacttgtgttgaaagaaaagcaactttttttgtccattaaaataacatcaaattaatcagaaatacagtgtagacattgttaatgttgtaaatgactattgcagctggaaactactgattttttaaatggaatatctacataggcccattatcagcaaccatcactcctgtgttccaatggcacgttgtgttagctattcaaagtttatcattttgcagttatgttagcacagctgaaaactgttgttctgattaaagaagcaataaaactggccttctttagactagttgagtatctggagcatcagcatttgtgggttcatttacaggctcaaaatggccagaaacaaataactttcttctgaaactcgtcagtctattcttgttctgagaaatgaatgctatgccatgcgagaaattgccaagaaactgaagatctggtacaacactcccttcacagaacagcgcaaactggctctaaccagaatagaaagaggagtggggggCCCCGGTGTCcaactgagtaagaggacaagtacattagagtgtctagtttgagaaacagatgcctcacaagccctcaactggcagctttattaaatagtgcctgcaaaacacccgtctcaaggTCAACAGTGAAtaagcgactccgggatgctggccttctaggcagtgaATTAATGaagtgtgtgttttgtcctatatttatatatatatttatatatatatatattattattattatttttttaattttcctGGGATAAAAAGGCCTTTTgacttttggtaggctgtcattgtaaataagaatttgttcttaactgacttgcctagttaataaataaaggttaaatattttaGTTTTTAAATAAAATTCCCCAGAGACCAAGCCCAAATCTCCGTAATTTGCGTGAAGATGGAAATACAGAGGGTGGAGGTCTGGGTGCCTTGTGATAATTTGTTGGCGAGTTAattattagccaacgtacaatcattggaaaacaaactggatgaTCTACAATTAAGACTAAGGGGACATTAAAACTGTAATaccttatgtttcacagagactTTGCTGAACGACAATGCGGATAATACAGAGCTGTCTGGCTTCTCCGTGTTTCGGCAGGACGGAGCAGCTACGTCTGATAAgatgtgtctatttgtcaacaaCAGCTTGTGCGTGATGTCTAacattaaggaagtctcaaggtactagttgcctgaggtagagtacctcatgataagctgtagaccacaatatctatattattcatagccatctatttaccaccacaaaccgatgctggcgctaagaccacactcaatgagctgtataaggccataagcaaacaatagAATGCACATCCAGAGGCAACACTcatagtggccggggactttaatgcaggcaaacaaatcagttttacctaatttctaccagcatgtcacatgtgcaaccagaggacaaaactctagaccacctttactccacacacagagacgcatacaaagctctccctcgccctccatttggcaaatctgaccataattcgattctcctgattcctgctgacaagaaggaagtaccagtgactcactcaataaggaagtggtcagatgaagcggatgatacactacaggactgtttggcgagcacagacaggaatatgttcagggattcatccaatggcattgaggagtataccacctcagtcaccggctttatcaataagtgcattgacgacattTCCCAACCAAAAGCTATAGATTACAGGCAACGTTCgtaccgagctaaaggctagagctgccgctttcaaggaatgGGACACTTattcggacgcttataagaaatcccactacgccctcagacgaaccatcaaacgggCAAAAGgtcaacacaggactaagattaaaccctactacaccggctctgatgctcgtcggatgtggcagggcttgcaaactattacggactacgaagggaaacccagacggcgagctgcccagtgatgcgagcctaccagacgagctaaatgccttttatgtgtgatcacgctctccatagctgatgtgagcaagacctttaaacaggtcaggtcaacatttacaaagctgcggggccagacggattaccaggatgtgtactccgagcatgcgcagaccaactggcaagtaccttcactgacatgttcaacctctccctgtgtcaaacagaccaccatagttcctatGCCCAaaaaagcgaaggtaacctgcctaaatgattacgtcggtagccatgaagtgctttgaaaggctggtcatggctcacatccatcatgccagaaaccctagacgcactccaattcgcataccgccccaacagatacacagatgacccaatctcaattgcactccacactgccttttcccacctggacaaaaggaacacctatgtgagaatgctattcattgactacagctcagcattcaacaccattgtgcccaccaagatcatcactaagctaatgactctgggactaaacacctccctctgcaactggatcctggacttcctgatgtgccacccctaggtggtaagggtaaacaacaacacatctgccatgctgatcctcaacacttgggcacctcaggggtgcgtgcttagtcccctcctgtactccctgttcacccatgactgcatggccaagcacgactccaacaccagtTCGCTGAtgacacaaaagtggtaggcctaatcaccgacaacgatgagaccgcctatagggaagaggtcagagacctgacagtgtggtgccaggacaacaaccttttccccctcaggagactgaaaagatttgggatgggtccccagatcctcaaaaagttgcaCCATCGGTTGCATCAccaggtatggcaactgctgaacaactaaactaatcaaatggcgcaacagagggtagtgcgtacggctcagtacatttattttttattttacctttatttaactaggcaagtcagttaagaacaaattcttattttcaatgacggcctaggaccagtgggttaacattcaggggcagaacgacagatttgtaccttgtcagctcgggggtttgaacttgcaaccttccggttactagtccaatgctctaaccactaggctaccctgccgcccc
The DNA window shown above is from Oncorhynchus tshawytscha isolate Ot180627B linkage group LG20, Otsh_v2.0, whole genome shotgun sequence and carries:
- the fut10 gene encoding alpha-(1,3)-fucosyltransferase 10, with amino-acid sequence MINSRKMARLSIVSLRKLFVFFLCLSAVLFLLITLQVVVELGQFERTVHILPPRDLHESGWRHRLHGSGLLASERTSPGGPEGQYPYIVWWSPLTGEIGRLGECGTNKCFFTINRTLYSHPSTQAFLFYGTDFNIESLPLPRREHHQWALFHEESPKNNYKLFHEPVITLFNHTATFSQYSQLPLTSQHLENLEVLTSQTYLVSLNQKNELRKTLAPVVYVQSDCDPPSDRDAYVSELMKHIRVDSYGQCLHNKDLPSHLRDSIAMEEQAFYQILAQYKFILAFENAVCDDYITEKLWRPLKLGVVPVYYGAPNVRQWLPSNSSAVVVNPDEPPEKLALYLKRLDEDDEEYATYLEWKLKREVSNLELVKELKERPWGVQDLTQENYIDVFECMVCSRVWENIDRQKKGLVPKTWQAEGNHLKCPLPRVFDFASGPRKRTSLRGIWTASYEQSKKEARALRHLAERNKNFTVEQYWKEVFTD